The Microtus pennsylvanicus isolate mMicPen1 chromosome 14, mMicPen1.hap1, whole genome shotgun sequence DNA window GAGAAACTGTTATGCCCAGGGTTCACCATCCTCCCTGGATGAAAACCTGTGGGAGCCGTTGAGAGGGCCCTAAGAGACGGCAGCAGCAGAAAGAGACCCAGAGCATTGCCTCTACATTGTCCCTGTGGGAGTTCGTGTTAAGTTCATGGCAATTTATTGCCCTTATGGCATAGTGAAGCCCATCTATTATCCAGCTATGGCAAACACAAACCAAACTCGAGCCGGCGCCTGGAAGAGGTGACTATGGATGTTGATgaagggaagagcagctgatggGAACTGGATACCTCCAGTTTTACAGAGATTATTTCACTTAAATCTCACACATTAGCTGCAAGAATATCATCACCCTCGGTTTACAGATGACGAAAATAAATTCAGGGATATCCAGTGACTTGTCTGAGCTCTGGAGAGTGGTTGGGTTAGTGGCTGCAGCCCATGCTCTCTCTACTGGTCACCTAACCAGGACCTTCCTGCGGGAAGCCTCCTTAGTCACCCAGTAGCGATGTCAAAGGGGTTATATTCCCACAGGGCTTTGAGAAACACCAGTTCTGCATATCTGATAAGTTTCTACAATTCCAATATATAACAAAGTGATATAATTACACAGCCTAAGCCTTGCCACATGGGAGGCCCTGGATAAAGCCAGTAAGCCATCATGGTAGAGTGGGGGGAACGAGGATTACACAGCAGATCTAAGCTCCATCGCCTTGGCATTGATCTGTTCAGAGCTCTGTCTACACATAAGCATGCCAGTGTGgaaaagcattttgttttttggatgtatttatttttattttatgtgtataaacgcttgcttgtgtgtatgtatgttattgCAAGAATGCCTGGTGatcaaggagaccagaagagggcatcagggtTCCCGGAACCAGAGTTCTGGACAGTTGTaggctgctgtgggtgctggtaacAGAACCTGGAcccctacaagagcagccagtgaccttaactgctgagccggcTCTCCAGCCCCAGCGGAAACTGTAATAAGCTTCAGGAAACTGAAGGCCGCAAGCATCAGAACAGACAGACACCATGTTCCACTCACACAGTGCAGCCCAATTCATCACAGCTCTTGTAGGGTATTTGTCATGTGCACATTTGCATCAAAATGTTAAACTTTAAGAAGCAAAGTTACTATTGTCCTATatgcagggggaaaaaagaaataagacattTCCTTTTGAAAACCAAGAGCCCTTATGGATTAAAGAGGATTTAGGAGGACTCAAAACAAAAGCTTGAAGTCATTGCAGCAACAAGGGCAGCCAGAGAGAGCGGGGCTGTGACTCGCTGCAGGAAGCTCCCTTTAATCACCAGCAGGGAATATCAAAGACCTTACAGTCCCTCTGGACAGCAACTGAAAACAATGCTCTTTATCTGGGACATGGCAGGGGTACCAGCTTGCAAGAGGCCTCACAATAACACAGCTCATCTCTTGGTGATTGCGGGAGGCTGAGTGTTTTCCGTGCATAAACACCAGCATCTCTTCCCATCTgcttctctgtccccacccccgACCCCAAACTTCTAAGTCTGAAGAGACAGtagcttttttatttcattatatatgcGTTGAAGAATTCTTGCCAGTTTGAGTCTCagatctgataaaaaaaaatttctgcagAGGAGATCGTGACATTCCTCCTTGTGATGAGATAATAGCTCTCATCCCAGAAAGCTAGAATTGTCTTTCTGTCATcagaggatttgaactcaagaaATGTGTTTTTCCAAAATTTCACAAAAAGGCCCTGAATACTTACAATGAGGGGGAATCTGTATCAGAGCTCTAAGACCAGGGTTTCTGCCAGTGAATTAAAAACTGTGACCCCACTCAACAAACAGTAGGCACTGACCGTATCTTCCATGCTATGCTGAGTGCTGCAGGGACCAGGGCCGTAGGGGTTTTATGCCCTACATATTATGACATATCTAGTTCCGATAGACTGAGATGACACACTTGTTCTTTCCTATCATTATGATAAATATGGATTAAACTGTGTCTTTCAAAAATTCCttccttattttgtgtgtgtgcacgtgctgtGTGGTACATGTTGGTGTAAGGacaggtgtgtgcacctgtcCATGTGTATGTGGGAGCCCAAGGAGTGTGACACGTGTCTTCCTCTACTGCTCTCTGCCCTTCCCCTTGgcacagggtctcttactgaacttgaAACTGAGCTGGCAGGTTAGTGAATCCCCAGAACCTTCCCATCTCAGCCTCCAACAGCGTTGGGGTTTCACGCATGCACAAGTACCCCAGATTTCTTTGTGGGGGTGCTGAGGACCTTTACTTAGACCCTCAGGCTAgcgcagcaagcactcttacccactatGCCATCAACCCAGTCCCTAAAACCTTTGTGACAGAACACGAGTACTTTCCCAGAAACATCACCTTAGAAAGtcttagagaagaaaaacattgaCCGAAATGCATGGTTCCCctttcacagaaaaatgactacctGAGATAGGGGAATGGCATAGTTTCTGATAACCAGCAGAGGCCAATTGGTTCTCCCTTCCTTAACACCATAACCACCCCTTCTCCATCTTATTACCAACAACAGATGCAAAACCTATATTCCATGAACAACGCCTTGTATTGGATCCGAGTGCAAAGACATATGTGAAAATAGCAGGGTCTCACCCTTTATTCCAGTTAGACCtggaactttctttctttttttttttttagttgtaacACTGCttgactcaggcttcttattaattaactcttacgtcctaaattaacccatttctattattccgtattttaccatgaggctcgtggtttactggtgaGGTTCGGGCATCATAGACCTGGAACTCTTATAGACTGCCCCCAACTATACACGCCACTGGTTTGGTGCTGGCGGCAAGCCGCCTGTCTCAGGCTCCCAAGCACTGAGACGATAGAGATGAGTGGCCCTGCCCACTCTAGAAATGACTTTTCTAAAAAAATCAACTGAagtgggattttgttttttggctCTTTGCATGGCGTGTGTTTCTGGCACTGACTTCTGCTGGGTCACACATCCTGTTTTTCCAGAGGGCCATGGGCTGTTTGGAAGCAACAGCTACTTCACTCTTTCGGTCTCAGACTGGCACAGAGCACTTTTAAAATGATGCCTGTACCGGATTTGTTCCTCTGATCTCTGTTCACACTCACACCCCAATTGTTCTCTGTTAACTCCCTACTCCCCAAGCCCCCAAGACAATGAGCAGTTGTCTCCTTCTTGTGCACGGGGAAACTGATGGCCTCAGTAGTCTACAGAGTAAGGTGTGACCTACAGTATCTTCCGTGGATTTTCTGCCCCTTTTCCCTCtgacaaaatagaaagaaaacctCTTCCCAAGGATTCCCAAACAAGGGAGCCCAGTCCCAGACTAAGTTTTAATTGGCAACACAATGCACGACCGACCGCTGGGGCTGGACTGCTTCCAAAGGGGATTCTGTTCTCGAGCACCCGGCTAACAATCCCAGAGCcttctgctgaaaacaaacacacaccatgcatGCCCCCCAGATGTCCCAGCTTGGTTCATTTGGAGTCGCGATTACAACATTCTTCATGATTGTAAATGTGTTTGTGGAGCCCGGCCTCCACCCTGCTTTAACCTCCACGTTCAAAAAGGCTGGCTGGCTTCTTTCTGCTGTCAGAACCTTTCCTAATGAGAGCCACTTCACCACATCACAGCTAGAGGCggctgttcctgcctccagcttccccaATGCATGGGATGCATACCCCCCCCCCGGAAGCCCATGGCAGCCAGGAGAACCACAGTCCTCCTCATTCTCAGCGCTAAGTCTAGCAAACCACACATATCTAGTCTGAAGCTCCACGCTGAGACCAGCAGAGCAGGTGAATTGCATGGATCACTTTGTAGTTTGAAAAGGAAGTCTAGCTGGGGGCGTAGCTCACTGGTagtgattgcctagcatgcactcgatcctaggtttgattcccagtgccaCAAAAAGTGTCAATACTTcaaatgggaggggggaggagaagattggaaagaaagaaaaggaaagtctaCAGAGCTAGAGAGGGCATGTTTaagcacacatactcacatacacttGCACCTTACccttgtgtgcatacacacagcatTGTAGCTATGAGTCATGCTTTTTCCccaccttttctccctcttccgaTAATACTGCTGACAGCCCTCACTACCCCAGAGCCCAGAGCCCTTCGTACTGGGCTGAAATGAGGTAAAGACCGAGCTACCACCTCACTTCACACCTtggcaaaccaaaaaaaaaaaaaaaaaaaccaacaacaaaaaacaaaacaaaacaaaacagagggcTGACAGATGAAAGAACCCAATAAAGATCAGCACAAGAGACATGGACATAAAACAGGAAAGCAATGGGAAGGAAAAGTAGCATTCCCAGGAGCTGGTTTTATAAAAAGATCAGCAGAATCCTAATACTTTCAGTGAAACTaaaagaggcacagagagaggagTTTAAATACTTAACGAGTGAACTGAAAGAATTGACCATTGCAACTGACGTCACCCAGGAATATAAAGAATTCTAAGAGACTGCTATGAATAACTGCACGTTGGCAAATTGGATAGCCCAAAGGAAGTGAATACAGTCCTAGTAGATAACCTACTAAGAATGTatcataaagaaattaaaatatgaacaagCCCCTAATTAACAAGGAGTCTGAGCAGCAATAAAAACACCTCCCAAAGAAAGAAAGTCCCAAACCAATTGGCTTCACTGGAGAGTTCTATcaaacatggaaagaaaaattaGCATCAACCCTCCTCTTCAGAACTGAAGGGGGCAGAATAGTTCTGACTTCCTTCTATGTGACAAGTAccactttgataccaaaaccagacAGAGACACTGCAAGAAGGCCAATATCCTTGATGAAAATCTATTAAAAAGATCCGCGTCCTCTTCCGGGGACGGTGCTTAGAGGCACTCAGGATGGTCCAGCGTTTGACATACCGTCGTAGGCTCTCCTACAACACAGCCTCCAACAAAACTAGGCTGTCTCGAACCCCTGGCAACAGGATTGTTTACCTTTACACCAAGAAGGTTGGAAAAGCACCTAAATCAGCATGCGGTGTGTGCCCAGGCCGACTCCGAGGGGTTCGTGCTGTGAGACCGAAAGTCCTCATGAGATTGTCTAAGACAAAGAAGCATGTCAGCCGGGCCTATGGTGGCTCCATGTGTGCCAAGTGTGTCCGTGACAGGATCAAGCGGGCTTTCCTTATTGAGGAGCAGAAAATTGTTGTGAAAGTGTTGAAGGCACAAGCGCAGAGTCAGAAAGCGAAATAAACGTGTGGCTTTTTTAATAAAGGTCAAGGCTTggtctgtgaaaaaaaaaaaaagatccgcatttaatcccagaacttgggaggcagaggcaggcagatctctgagtttgaagacagcctggtctacagagcgagttccaggacagccagggctacacagagaaaaccttctctagaaaaaaaaaatgggggagaAAAGATTGAACAGAACCAAATGGGATTTATAATTTGAATGAAAAGGTATCTCCACAGATCAGAATCAAACAATGTAATAATTGCAGTAACAGATGAAGAGCAAACATCACACAATCATCTCAGTTGGtgcagaaaaagcctttgaaggccagtgaggtggcttagtaggtaaagacATTTGCCATTCAAGCCTGAAATTTAAGTTTGACCAAGGTTGGGACCCATGTggtaggagaaaaccaactcctagAAGTTGTCCGCTAACCCCACATGCATGTTGTGGCATGTACACACGCcagtaaaacaataataaataaaatataataaaagtttttaaaaagaaagaagtgctCAAaaaccctttcatgataaagacACTCAAAAGAACTAGGAACAGAAACTGACTACTTCCCACACAGTAGAAGTCATACAGGAAACCACAGCTAATGTACACAAGGATGGAAGGCTGAAAAGACTCTCTCCAAGACAGAAGAGCAGCAAGGCTCACAGGCGCCGCTAGCATTTAGCATAGTACTAGGAATGCGTGCCATAGCAGTTAGACAAGAAAAGTGAACCATCCACAGTGGAAAGGAAAAGCACACCTCTGTAGACAACACATGCTAATATGCAAATGAaacacaaactttttaaaaaccacacacacacaaaaactacgTAGGGAGAGAGAAGCCCTGGGTTGGATGTGTATTGTTTGTCCTGGCCATGGCCAGGTTAGGAACCTCACTGTCTCAGCCCAGTGACAGGGACAGAACAGATTCTAACAGGGTGCATGGAAAATGTCCACAGTAGCTCTCTCCTCCAGATTTTTACAGACTGTCCCTACCAAGATTAGCTAAGCGTGACTCCCTGTTCAGCTGTACATCATAACTTCACCTCCTTGATTTTCTGCATGTAACAACCCACTTCTTTGTTCAGTTGTATCTGTGTAATAATCTTTTCTCCTTGATGAGTTGTCTATAATAACACCCTAAGCTTCCACATTGCTGAGGCGTCTTTATCCAAGAGCCTAGACCAGTTGATTCCAGatcttctgtgtatgtatatatgtgtgtatgtatgtatgtcttctgtgtatgtatgtgtgtgtgtatgtcttctgtgtatgtatgcatggatgtgtgtatgtatgtctgaaggcgtaagtcacaaacaaccccacagcagtttggaattatgattaataaggtggtatttatttaaagggggaaaaacttacagatcaccatcctagacaacagccctctatgcaatcaggaaggagtctagtctctggaagcagagcaggaagtaagagagagcaaggagggaagatgccgcttttttaaagagagagaccacaccccaatgggctggtatctcagcggctattggctggaggagcggaaggacctcctgcaacataTGTCTTCTGTGTATGGATGTCTGTCCCTTATTCATTCCCTCATGACCCCAGTCCAGTTCATCCCTGGAGCTATGCAGGATGTGGCAAAACAAACAATCTTAGCAAAatttcaagatttaaaaaaaatcaacacacaaaAGTCAGTTGTATTTCCATATgatctgaaaagaaataaagaaaagtttcTACTTATTacaacattaaaaataacaaaataagctACTTAGGACAAGTTTTCTCAGAAGGTAAGCAACAGGTGCACTATGAAACCATACAGATGTTTGTAGATCAAGAGACTCAGAGGTCAGATTACCCACAGCAATCTCTGGATTCAGTGCAATCCTTAGTAAAACTGCAAAGGCAATTGTGCTAGttagcttttgtcaacttgacacacatcAGACAGGCCAGTGGGCATGCCTAtatatggggcattttcttgattgatgattgatgtgggagggcccaacccatcaTGGGCGGTGCCTCCCTtgtgcaggtggtcctgggatgtataagaaagcagactgagcaagaacagcactcctctatggcctctgcctcagttcctgcctccaggttcctgccttaaacctctgccctggcttcctttgatgatgcCCTGTGACTGGAAGCCAAACGaaccttttctctcccaagctgcttcctgctgctcATTACTGCAACAGAGAAGCGAACTAGGACCATGCGATTTGCAGAAATCGATAACGCAACCTAACACTCACTCGAAATCTCAAATCCCAATCCCATCACCAAATCtctcagacaaaaacaaaaggtaggggtgagggaggAAATAAAGATGAAGGTCTCACATTTCCTGATTTTAAAACCACAATGATGAAGACATCAAACACTAGCAACAAAGATAGTTTTAGAGACCAGTGGTTCAGAATAGTGAGTCCAGAAATAAACCCTTGCACAAATGGACAAAAGATTGCTAATAAAGGCAGTACGACTCCCCAGTAGACAAAGGAGAGTCTCTCTAacaaatgaatgctgggaaactGGAAATACACACATAAGGAGAATGAGGGCGGAGCTTTGCCTTATAGGATGTCTAAAAATTAACACAGAAGTGACTAATGACCTACAATTAACACCTAAAACCTAAGTATCCCTAAAAGACAATACAGGGGAGAAGACTTAAAGTGTGGGATTCAGTCATGGTTTCTTGAGCTGACACCAAAATCAAATATATTCTGCTCATTGGACCATAATCTGCATGTCCTGAACACCTCTTGATGTCAAAGCAAAGGATCAGCAGAATGGAAGAGCAATCTAGGGCACCGGCAGAACACACCTGCAAGTCACACACCTAAGTGGTGACTATTCAATATGTGAGGGAGTTCTACAGCTCCATGACAATGCCATAATGCAATTCAAATACAGGGAggagctgaggcaagagaatcacaaGTATCAGGGTAACCTGGGCTGTATAGCAAGATATGATCTCAAGAAGCACAAATACGACATGATAAGCACATATGTAAAGGTGCTGGATAGACTTCTTTGAAGGAGATGTTTAAATGGTCTACAATCATATGAGGAAATGATCTAAGGtgcaagggccagcaagatggctcagcgggtagagGTATCTGCCTCCAAGCCTGACGGCTAGAGTTCCATTCtggggacctacatggtggaataGAGAATCGGCTTCTCCAAGTTTCCCTGTGACCTACACTAACAGGCCATGCTcaggcacactcacacaaataatataaatataataataaataaaatataaaataaaaatataattaaaaaattgcaAGATCAACTGTAGTTAcccacacatttaatcccagcactaagaaggtagAGCCAGGAAAATCTCAGTGtcagttcgaggtcagcctggtctacatagtgagctatgggccagccagggctgcatagataGGGGAGTGggtaaaaatataattcaaaactacattgagagggactggagagatggctcagagggtaagggcactagctgctcttccagaggtcccgagttcgattcccagcaaccacatggtggctcacaaccatttgtaatgagacctggtgccttccttgccagcagtacattgtatgcttaataaataaaccttaaaaaaaaactacattgaGAGATCACTCAACACCCATTGAAATGACAacatccaaaagaaaagaaagc harbors:
- the LOC142835009 gene encoding large ribosomal subunit protein eL34; translated protein: MVQRLTYRRRLSYNTASNKTRLSRTPGNRIVYLYTKKVGKAPKSACGVCPGRLRGVRAVRPKVLMRLSKTKKHVSRAYGGSMCAKCVRDRIKRAFLIEEQKIVVKVLKAQAQSQKAK